The Amphiprion ocellaris isolate individual 3 ecotype Okinawa chromosome 6, ASM2253959v1, whole genome shotgun sequence genome contains a region encoding:
- the paxx gene encoding protein PAXX, translated as MSEASYCIVLDRDTQSKFLCCARRKNGIFTICLTNAADVWRIEYTEDTLQHFRQKFALKSAEDYIVKLRSSCSCGAVSVAVHDTSAELHVGSGPGDLSVTLSRLEGPQATEDLRDLLFSMADSLTQLDSRLSSVSPLKNHHRGPPEFEPRQQQNSAPSVTVKRRLPGASLINPGTKKKLKATGVAFDDADED; from the exons ATGAGTGAAGCTTCATACTGTATTGTGTTAGATAGAGACACTCAGTCTAAATTTCTTTGCTGTGCCCGCAGAAAAAACGGAATATTTACTATCTG tttgaCAAATGCTGCTGATGTGTGGAGAATAGAGTACACTGAGGACACACTCCAGCACTTT AGACAGAAATTTGCCTTGAAATCCGCAGAAGATTATATCGTGAAACTCAG GTCGTCCTGCAGCTGTGGTGCTGTGTCTGTTGCAGTGCATGACACCAGTGCAGAGCTCCATGTGGGCTCTGGTCCTGGTGATCTGAGTGTGACCCTCTCCAGGCTTGAAGGCCCACAGGCTACGGAAGACCTGAGAGACCTGCTGTTCAGTATGGCGGACAGCCTGACACAACTGGACA GTAGACTTTCCTCCGTCAGTCCACTGAAAAATCACCACAGGGGGCCTCCAG AATTTGAGCCTCGCCAGCAGCAGAATAGCGCTCCATCAGTGACGGTGAAGAGGCGGCTTCCAGGCGCTTCACTCATCAACCCCGGAACTAAAAA AAAGCTGAAAGCAACTGGTGTGGCCTTTGATGATGCAGATGAGGACTGA